One Halobacterium sp. DL1 DNA window includes the following coding sequences:
- a CDS encoding acyl dehydratase: MPVASVGDTADASITVTEETIETYADLSGDDNPIHADDDYASETMFGGRIAHGMLSAGPVSAALADLPGDIVYLSQDLQFENPVYPGDIVTARVEVLEELGGDRLRVDTTAETDETVISGEAVVLSVPHES, from the coding sequence ATGCCAGTCGCGTCCGTCGGCGACACCGCCGACGCCTCCATCACCGTGACCGAGGAGACCATCGAAACGTACGCCGACCTCTCCGGCGACGACAACCCCATCCACGCCGACGACGACTACGCCAGCGAGACGATGTTCGGCGGCCGCATCGCCCACGGGATGCTCTCCGCCGGCCCCGTCAGCGCCGCGCTCGCGGACCTCCCGGGCGACATCGTCTACCTCTCCCAGGACCTCCAGTTCGAGAACCCCGTCTATCCCGGAGATATCGTCACCGCGCGCGTGGAAGTCCTCGAGGAACTCGGCGGCGACCGACTGCGCGTCGACACCACCGCCGAGACGGACGAGACGGTCATCTCCGGCGAGGCAGTGGTCCTCTCCGTCCCCCACGAATCGTAG
- a CDS encoding 3-oxoadipate enol-lactone hydrolase: METVSRDGVTLAYERAGPADAETVVLVEGLGYGRWMWHWQRDALEDEYDVIIPDNRGTGDSDAPEGPYSIAEMAADLDAVLADAGVEAAHVVGASMGGMIAQQYALDFDRAESLTLLCTSPGGELAEPTPSETQQRMFDVPEDLDEREEIQYKMEPAATERLLGDEDLVEQIVDWRLESDAPQHAREAQGAAVAAFDASDRLGEIDVPVLVMHGTADRVLPVANSRLIHERLPDSDLELVEGGPHLFFVEDAARVNETLLAFLDD, translated from the coding sequence ATGGAGACGGTTTCTCGTGACGGCGTCACGCTGGCCTACGAGCGGGCGGGGCCGGCGGACGCGGAGACGGTCGTCCTCGTTGAGGGACTGGGGTACGGCCGCTGGATGTGGCACTGGCAGCGAGACGCCCTCGAAGACGAGTACGACGTGATCATCCCCGACAACCGGGGGACGGGGGACTCCGACGCCCCGGAGGGACCGTACAGCATCGCGGAGATGGCGGCGGACCTAGACGCGGTGCTCGCGGACGCAGGGGTCGAGGCGGCGCACGTCGTCGGCGCGAGCATGGGAGGGATGATAGCCCAGCAGTACGCGCTGGACTTCGACCGCGCCGAGTCGCTGACGCTGCTCTGTACGTCGCCGGGTGGTGAGCTGGCCGAACCCACGCCCTCGGAGACCCAGCAGCGGATGTTCGACGTTCCGGAGGACCTCGACGAGCGCGAGGAGATCCAGTACAAGATGGAACCGGCGGCTACCGAGCGACTGCTTGGAGACGAGGACCTCGTGGAGCAGATAGTCGACTGGCGCCTCGAGTCCGACGCGCCCCAGCACGCCCGGGAAGCCCAGGGCGCCGCCGTCGCGGCGTTCGACGCCAGCGACCGCCTCGGAGAAATCGACGTTCCGGTGCTCGTGATGCACGGCACCGCCGACCGCGTTCTCCCCGTGGCGAACTCGCGGCTCATCCACGAACGGCTGCCGGACAGTGACCTCGAACTCGTCGAGGGCGGCCCGCACCTGTTCTTCGTCGAGGACGCGGCGCGCGTGAACGAGACGCTCCTGGCATTCCTCGATGACTGA